In the Thermodesulfobacteriota bacterium genome, TGTTCCTACTTCTTCGCCGGAAAATATCTGCTCAAGCGTCTCACCGTTGTTTCCGTTTGCAATTATTGTTGGAACCCCATATGCCGCAGCTTTTTTTGCAGCTTCGATCTTTGTCTTCATGCCGCCAATTGTGGTCGAGCCCACCGTATCCCCCGCTGTGTTTTCGATTTCTTTGCCAATGCGGTCAATAAGCGATATTAGCTCGGCATCCTGATTGGCCCTTGGGTCTTTATCATAAAGCCCTTCAATATCGGTGAGCATAATGAGTAGATCTGCTTCTATAAGTGATGTTATATGGGCCGCAAGGTTGTCATTATCCCCGAGCATAATTTCTTCCACCGCAACTGTGTCGTTCTCATTAATAATTGGAATAATTCCCATTGACAGCACTGTGGTGAGAGTTTTGCGAGCGTTTAAAAATCTCTTTCTATCTGAAAGGCCATCGAGCGTAAGTAGTATCTGAGCTACTTTTTTATTATATTCAGAAAAAGCCCTTTCATAATGCCAAATCAGAGTGCTCTGCCCTGCGGCAGCTATTGCCTGTTTCATAGATATTTCGGTTGGCCTTGAAGTAATACCAAGCTTTTTCATCCCTGATGCTATTGCGCCCGAAGATACTATAATAACTTCAATATTCTTATCACAAATCTTAGAGATTTGATCCGCAAGCTTCTCAAATATGCTCTCGGACAGACTCCCGCCCTGATCGGTCAAAACGCTTGAGCCGATCTTAATTATTACTCTTGAGACCTCTGATATTATTGATTTTCTTCTGTCGTCACTCATTTTTTTTACACTAATGAACTA is a window encoding:
- the proB gene encoding glutamate 5-kinase gives rise to the protein MSDDRRKSIISEVSRVIIKIGSSVLTDQGGSLSESIFEKLADQISKICDKNIEVIIVSSGAIASGMKKLGITSRPTEISMKQAIAAAGQSTLIWHYERAFSEYNKKVAQILLTLDGLSDRKRFLNARKTLTTVLSMGIIPIINENDTVAVEEIMLGDNDNLAAHITSLIEADLLIMLTDIEGLYDKDPRANQDAELISLIDRIGKEIENTAGDTVGSTTIGGMKTKIEAAKKAAAYGVPTIIANGNNGETLEQIFSGEEVGTLFLPSEQSLSGRKHWIAFTLKSSGEIVIDSGATKALTASGKSLLPSGIKEVKGSFGVGESVACIDESGTLIARGLTSYSSAEIVKIMGSKTTDIENILGYKYSDEVIHRDDLVVIVD